From the Bombus pascuorum chromosome 7, iyBomPasc1.1, whole genome shotgun sequence genome, one window contains:
- the LOC132909108 gene encoding uncharacterized protein LOC132909108, translating to MKKRVRKSKAITCYQCNSKRDQDCTINTADIRYLKPCSSSQAFCRKAVYIYYFMNSHEYIIIRECAKWGSADNECYRGRYPRDSYQFVCECKSTGCNRSTTFSSMTTTVLYVLCQFIVFLVRNPT from the exons atgaagaagcgCGTAAGAA AATCGAAAGCTATTACGTGTTATCAATGTAACAGTAAAAGGGATCAAGATTGCACTATTAATACGGCGGATATAAGATATTTGAAGCCATGCTCCTCGTCACAAGCATTTTGTCGTAAAGCTGTGTACATAT attattttatgaattctcacgagtacataataatacgcgAGTGTGCAAAATGGGGAAGTGCTGACAACGAATGTTATAGAGGTCGTTACCCACGCGATAGTTATCAATTTGTATGCGAATGTAAGAGTACAGGATGCAATCGATCTACGACATTCTCATCCATGACGACCACAGTTCTGTATGTTTTGTGTCAATTTATAGTTTTTCTCGTTAGAAATCCTACCTGA